The following proteins come from a genomic window of Pyxidicoccus sp. MSG2:
- the ybaK gene encoding Cys-tRNA(Pro) deacylase, with protein MKTNAARILDSLGVKYELRDYEVDPDDLSAESVAAKVGMPAEQVFKTLVARGDRTGVLMAVVPGNAELDLKALARLTGDRKVDTVPLKELQPLTGYVRGGCTAIGGKKDYPVFVDETMELFDVVAVSAGVRGTQLVLTPADYLRVTKAKTGPISRDKA; from the coding sequence GTGAAGACGAACGCCGCCCGCATCCTGGACTCGCTCGGCGTGAAGTACGAGCTGCGCGACTACGAGGTGGACCCGGACGACTTGTCCGCGGAGTCGGTGGCCGCGAAGGTGGGCATGCCCGCCGAGCAGGTCTTCAAGACGCTGGTGGCGCGCGGCGACCGCACCGGCGTGCTGATGGCGGTGGTGCCCGGCAACGCGGAGCTGGACTTGAAGGCGCTGGCGCGGCTCACCGGCGACCGCAAGGTGGACACCGTGCCGCTCAAGGAGTTGCAGCCGCTGACGGGCTACGTGCGCGGTGGCTGCACGGCCATTGGCGGCAAGAAGGACTACCCCGTCTTCGTCGACGAGACGATGGAGCTGTTCGACGTGGTGGCGGTGTCTGCCGGCGTGCGCGGCACGCAGCTCGTCCTCACGCCCGCGGACTACCTGCGGGTGACGAAGGCGAAGACGGGCCCCATCTCCCGCGACAAGGCCTGA
- the purE gene encoding 5-(carboxyamino)imidazole ribonucleotide mutase, whose product MASTIPPWVGVIMGGRSDLEYLQPAVDILKELGIPHEVRVVSAHRTPDWMMEYASTAESRGLSVIIAAAGGAAHLPGMVSSKTLLPVIGVPMPTTLLSGLDALLSIVQMPKGVPVGTQAIGKPGAANAALHAAAILCLKYPELRERLAAWRKARTDEVLAHREIS is encoded by the coding sequence ATGGCGAGTACGATTCCCCCCTGGGTCGGGGTCATCATGGGCGGCAGGAGCGATTTGGAGTACCTGCAGCCCGCCGTGGACATCCTCAAGGAGCTGGGAATCCCCCATGAGGTGCGCGTGGTGTCCGCCCACCGGACGCCCGACTGGATGATGGAGTACGCGTCCACCGCGGAGTCGCGCGGCCTGTCCGTCATCATCGCCGCGGCGGGAGGGGCCGCCCACCTGCCCGGCATGGTGTCCAGCAAGACGCTGCTGCCCGTCATCGGCGTGCCCATGCCCACCACGCTGCTCAGCGGGCTGGATGCGCTGCTCTCCATCGTCCAGATGCCCAAGGGCGTGCCCGTCGGCACGCAGGCCATCGGCAAGCCGGGCGCCGCCAACGCGGCCCTGCACGCCGCCGCCATCCTGTGCCTGAAGTACCCGGAACTGCGCGAGCGGCTCGCGGCCTGGCGCAAGGCGCGCACCGACGAGGTGCTGGCGCACCGGGAGATTTCATGA
- the purK gene encoding 5-(carboxyamino)imidazole ribonucleotide synthase has translation MKSRVVLPGGTIGILGGGQLGRMMALAARTLGFQVQALDPDATCPALSVVDRCITASFSDTAAAEELARGCDTVTLEIEKVSLATLEAVARHAPMRPGADVLRIVQHRGRQKGWLAKGGFPLGPWREAHSEQELSEAIQALGGRCFVKSSEGGYDGRGQWEVKSASEAATAWKELGERSVVVEAALDLKSELSVLVARSPKGETAVYPPAYNHHEERILAWSLLPGPLPPQVSAQATELARAITESLQVEGLLVVEMFLLGDGSLLVNEVAPRPHNSFHSTEVACLTSQFEQAVRAACNLPLGSVEVVRPAAIVNLLGDLWLKEGGPRFEQALAMPGVRLHLYGKRDARKGRKMGHLSAVGTTPEDALARVKAAATALGM, from the coding sequence ATGAAGTCGCGCGTGGTGCTGCCCGGAGGGACGATTGGCATCCTCGGCGGCGGCCAGCTCGGGCGGATGATGGCGCTGGCGGCGCGCACGCTGGGCTTCCAGGTGCAGGCGCTGGATCCGGACGCCACCTGCCCCGCCCTCTCGGTGGTGGACCGCTGCATCACCGCGTCCTTCTCCGACACCGCCGCCGCCGAGGAACTGGCACGCGGCTGTGACACGGTGACGCTCGAAATCGAGAAGGTCTCCCTGGCCACGCTCGAAGCGGTGGCCCGCCACGCTCCCATGCGCCCGGGCGCGGACGTGCTGCGCATCGTCCAGCACCGAGGCCGTCAGAAGGGGTGGCTCGCGAAGGGCGGCTTCCCGCTGGGCCCGTGGCGAGAGGCGCACTCCGAGCAGGAGCTGTCCGAGGCGATTCAAGCGCTGGGCGGCCGCTGCTTCGTGAAGTCCAGCGAGGGCGGCTACGACGGCCGGGGCCAGTGGGAGGTGAAGTCCGCCTCCGAGGCCGCGACGGCGTGGAAGGAGCTGGGCGAGCGCTCCGTGGTGGTGGAGGCCGCGCTCGACCTGAAGTCCGAGCTGTCCGTGCTGGTGGCGCGCAGCCCGAAGGGCGAGACGGCGGTGTACCCGCCCGCGTACAACCACCACGAAGAGCGCATCCTCGCGTGGTCGCTCCTGCCGGGCCCGCTGCCGCCGCAGGTGTCGGCGCAGGCCACGGAGCTGGCGCGCGCCATCACCGAGTCGCTCCAGGTGGAGGGGCTGCTGGTGGTGGAGATGTTCCTGCTGGGCGACGGCAGCCTGCTCGTCAACGAGGTGGCACCGCGTCCGCACAACAGCTTCCACTCGACGGAAGTGGCGTGCCTCACCTCGCAGTTCGAGCAGGCGGTGCGCGCGGCGTGCAACCTCCCGCTGGGCTCGGTGGAGGTGGTGCGCCCCGCGGCCATCGTCAACCTGCTGGGGGACTTGTGGCTGAAGGAGGGTGGCCCGCGCTTCGAGCAGGCGCTGGCCATGCCCGGCGTCCGGCTGCACCTGTATGGCAAGCGGGACGCGCGCAAGGGCCGGAAGATGGGGCACCTGTCCGCGGTGGGCACCACGCCCGAGGACGCGCTCGCACGCGTGAAGGCCGCGGCCACCGCCCTGGGGATGTGA
- a CDS encoding zinc-binding dehydrogenase, with protein MSTPPVPETMRALVLTAYDGRPTSLQVQTRPVPKPTSSQVLVRVAASPINPSDMLFVRGLYGVKKPLPAVPGFEGSGTVVAAGGVTGKLLVGRRVACVAPAEGDGLWAEYAVVGLPQVMPLRSHITDEQGASLFVNPFTAWALMERAREGGHVALAQTAAASSMGRMLLALALRAKVPMVHVVGRPEQVELLKKLGAEHVLSSHEPEFEERLRLICHELKVSLAFDAVGGKLTGQLLHAMPDGGTLIVHGLLSEQECRIHPGEFIFGGKKVEGFWMERWGRQGFGREKLKAGMAVPALVGRVLETPVRARLPLESAGDAVRIACSDMTAGKVLFVPGQGASA; from the coding sequence ATGAGCACCCCTCCCGTTCCCGAGACGATGCGAGCGTTGGTCCTCACCGCCTACGACGGGCGGCCGACGTCGCTCCAGGTGCAGACGCGCCCCGTGCCGAAGCCCACGTCCAGCCAGGTGCTGGTGCGCGTGGCGGCGTCTCCCATCAACCCGTCGGACATGCTGTTCGTCCGGGGCCTGTACGGGGTGAAGAAGCCGCTGCCCGCGGTGCCGGGCTTCGAGGGCAGCGGCACGGTGGTGGCGGCCGGCGGCGTCACCGGCAAGCTGCTGGTGGGCCGGCGCGTGGCCTGCGTGGCTCCCGCCGAGGGTGACGGGCTGTGGGCGGAGTACGCGGTGGTGGGGCTGCCGCAGGTCATGCCCCTGCGCTCGCACATCACCGACGAGCAGGGCGCGAGTCTCTTCGTCAACCCCTTCACCGCGTGGGCGCTGATGGAGCGCGCGAGGGAGGGCGGGCACGTGGCGCTGGCGCAGACGGCGGCCGCGAGCTCCATGGGGCGGATGCTGCTCGCGCTGGCCCTGCGTGCGAAGGTGCCCATGGTGCACGTGGTGGGGCGGCCGGAGCAGGTGGAGCTGTTGAAGAAGCTCGGCGCCGAGCACGTGCTGAGCAGCCACGAGCCCGAGTTCGAGGAGCGGCTGCGCCTCATCTGCCACGAGCTGAAGGTGTCGCTCGCCTTCGACGCGGTGGGCGGGAAGCTCACCGGGCAGTTGCTGCACGCGATGCCCGATGGCGGCACCCTCATCGTCCACGGCCTGCTGTCCGAGCAGGAGTGCCGCATCCACCCGGGCGAGTTCATCTTCGGCGGCAAGAAGGTGGAGGGCTTCTGGATGGAGCGCTGGGGCCGTCAGGGCTTCGGGCGCGAGAAGCTCAAGGCGGGCATGGCCGTGCCCGCGCTGGTGGGCCGCGTGCTGGAGACCCCCGTGCGCGCACGCCTGCCGCTGGAGTCTGCGGGCGATGCGGTGCGCATCGCCTGCTCGGACATGACGGCGGGCAAGGTGCTCTTCGTGCCGGGGCAGGGCGCCTCGGCGTAG